One window of the Onthophagus taurus isolate NC unplaced genomic scaffold, IU_Otau_3.0 ScKx7SY_16, whole genome shotgun sequence genome contains the following:
- the LOC111415398 gene encoding vacuolar protein sorting-associated protein 26B-like, which translates to MSFFGFGQSAEIDINLDGQDQRKTAEVKTEDGKKDRLLLYYDGETVSGKVNISLKKVGSKLEHQGIKIEFIGQIELYYDRGNHHEFISLVKELARPGEMITHTSYPFEFSCVEKPFEVYTGSNVKLRYFLRVTIIRRLADLVKEMDVAVHTLSSYPEMNNPIKMEVGIEDCLHIEFEYNKSKYHLKDVIVGKIYFLLVRIKIKHMEIAIIKRETTGSGPNMFTENETIAKYEIMDGAPVRGESIPIRVFLAGYDLTPTMRDINKKFSVRYYLNLVLMDTEDRRYFKQQEIILWRKGEKLKKAIQGGTSLIATHLVTPYDNKENSSQRNVKEDFSKAPKSQSEENLTEDALCKRMEFEGRIQDIFREAGDGQIDDSVVNTAGVVDGRADGGEVEAGEGAD; encoded by the exons ATG AGTTTCTTCGGTTTCGGACAATCAGCGGAGATCGACATCAATTTGGACGGTCAGGATCAACGGAAAACGGCCGAGGTTAAAACGGAAGATGGAAAAAAAGATCGATTGTTGTTGTATTACGATGGCGAAACGGTTTCGGGGAAGGTGAATATAAGTTTAAAGAAAGTGGGGAGCAAGTTGGAGCATCAAGGGATTAAAATAGAGTTTATTGGTCAAATCGAGTTGTATTACGACCGGGGGAATCATCACGAATTTATTAGTTTGGTTAAGGAGTTGGCCCGTCCTGGAGAAATGATCACACACACGAGTTATCCCTTCGAATTTAGCTGTGTTGAGAAGCCTTTCGAAGTGTATACAGGGTCAAATGTAAAATTGAGATACTTTTTACGAGTCACCATTATACGAAGACTCGCCGATTTAGTTAAAGAAATGGATGTGGCCGTGCACACTTTATCGAGTTACCCCGAGATGAATAACCCCATTAAAATGGAAGTGGGGATCGAGGATTGTCTTCACATTGAATTCGAGTACAACAAATCcaa ATATCATTTAAAAGACGTTATTGTAGGAAAAATTTACTTCCTCTTGGTAcgcattaaaataaaacacatGGAAATAGCGATTATTAAACGAGAAACCACCGGTTCAGGTCCAAACATGTTTACAGAAAACGAAACGATCGctaaatacgaaattatggaTGGTGCCCCAGTTCGAG gtgAAAGCATTCCAATTCGCGTTTTTCTCGCTGGATACGATTTAACTCCAACGATGCGCGATATTAACAAGAAATTCTCGGTTCGTTATTACCTTAATTTGGTCCTAATGGACACCGAAGATCGCAGATACTTCAAACAGCAAGAAATTATCTTGTGGCGTAAAGGAGAAAAGCTAAAAAAGGCTATTCAAGGAGGTACATCGTTAATCGCCACACATTTAGTGACCCCATACGATAATAAAGAGAATTCGAGTCAAAGAAACGTAAAAGAAGATTTTTCGAAAGCCCCCAAATCGCAATCGGAAGAAAATTTAACCGAGGACGCGCTTTGTAAGCGAATGGAGTTTGAAGGGAGGATTCAAGATATTTTTCGAGAAGCCGGAGATGGACAAATTGATGACTCGGTGGTTAATACGGCGGGGGTTGTGGATGGGCGCGCGGATGGGGGTGAAGTTGAAGCGGGAGAAGGGGCCGATtga
- the LOC111415399 gene encoding dnaJ homolog subfamily C member 5 isoform X1, whose product MDTKRKLSTQGDSLYEILALPKTATQDDIKKTYRRLALKYHPDKNPNNPDAAEKFKEVNRAHTILSDSTKRNIYDNYGSLGLYIAEQFGEENVNAYFVVTSTWCKALFVFCGIITGCYCCCCLCCCCNFCCGKCKPRPPEDTGDYHNLNRENDSGQPRTQQPQRREDLSDDEGAARPSSPGGNKTSGGGPITSQPTPTKQQNAPVFAMPAPPTANVGENAALNQGDHPVYTPGLTSTPNKQW is encoded by the exons atggACACGAAACGCAAACTCTC TACCCAGGGTGATTCTCTTTACGAAATCCTCGCTTTACCAAAAACCGCAACCCAAGacgacattaaaaaaacttacagaCGTCTTGCCCTTAAATACCATccagataaaaatccaaataatCCAGATGCGGCGGAAAAGTTTAAGGAGGTGAATCGAGCTCATACGATCCTTAGCGATTCCACCAAACGGAATATTTACGACAATTACGGCTCGTTAGGGCTTTACATTGCTGAGCAATTCGGTGAAGAGAATGTTAATGCTTATTTCGTGGTTACTTCTACTTGGTGTAAA gctCTCTTTGTCTTCTGCGGTATAATAACCGGTTGTTATTGTTGCTGTTGCCTCTGCTGTTGTTGCAACTTTTGCTGTGGAAAATGCAAACCAAGGCCTCCAGAAGATACAGGGGATTATCACAACTTGAAT CGCGAAAACGACTCTGGCCAACCTCGTACTCAACAGCCCCAAAGAAGG GAAGATCTTTCTGATGATGAAGGCGCCGCGCGACCCTCATCTCCTGGGGGCAACAAAACATCCGGTGGGGGGCCGATAACGTCTCAACCGACGCCCACGAAGCAACAGAACGCCCCCGTTTTCGCTATGCCAGCTCCCCCCACTGCTAATGTTGGTGAAAACGCCGCCTTAAACCAAGGGGATCATCCGGTTTACACCCCTG GACTAACAAGTACCCCAAATAAGCAATGGTAA
- the LOC111415399 gene encoding dnaJ homolog subfamily C member 5 isoform X2, which yields MDTKRKLSTQGDSLYEILALPKTATQDDIKKTYRRLALKYHPDKNPNNPDAAEKFKEVNRAHTILSDSTKRNIYDNYGSLGLYIAEQFGEENVNAYFVVTSTWCKALFVFCGIITGCYCCCCLCCCCNFCCGKCKPRPPEDTGDYHNLNEDLSDDEGAARPSSPGGNKTSGGGPITSQPTPTKQQNAPVFAMPAPPTANVGENAALNQGDHPVYTPGLTSTPNKQW from the exons atggACACGAAACGCAAACTCTC TACCCAGGGTGATTCTCTTTACGAAATCCTCGCTTTACCAAAAACCGCAACCCAAGacgacattaaaaaaacttacagaCGTCTTGCCCTTAAATACCATccagataaaaatccaaataatCCAGATGCGGCGGAAAAGTTTAAGGAGGTGAATCGAGCTCATACGATCCTTAGCGATTCCACCAAACGGAATATTTACGACAATTACGGCTCGTTAGGGCTTTACATTGCTGAGCAATTCGGTGAAGAGAATGTTAATGCTTATTTCGTGGTTACTTCTACTTGGTGTAAA gctCTCTTTGTCTTCTGCGGTATAATAACCGGTTGTTATTGTTGCTGTTGCCTCTGCTGTTGTTGCAACTTTTGCTGTGGAAAATGCAAACCAAGGCCTCCAGAAGATACAGGGGATTATCACAACTTGAAT GAAGATCTTTCTGATGATGAAGGCGCCGCGCGACCCTCATCTCCTGGGGGCAACAAAACATCCGGTGGGGGGCCGATAACGTCTCAACCGACGCCCACGAAGCAACAGAACGCCCCCGTTTTCGCTATGCCAGCTCCCCCCACTGCTAATGTTGGTGAAAACGCCGCCTTAAACCAAGGGGATCATCCGGTTTACACCCCTG GACTAACAAGTACCCCAAATAAGCAATGGTAA
- the LOC111415397 gene encoding transcription factor Clamp-like gives MFDPNSMTTQQNQIYTQQPQDKPDKSQDLTPKTQQQQQQVQQQSQQTQQFPSFCYANVNMIHKLDQPHNSTVNMSQLSDEKCYITQPFSYNYALVNQMNTITFKCEICGLVFTHLTLLNHHKRVHQQEQGAQQQQQTQQITVQVQQQPQQIQIVSADRIRFGCEECGMTFGTQADLKTHKMTVHQQTNPGQGQIQQQPGQQQPQQPQQQQQQQPGQQNTLKIKNCETCGAPLPQDTNKKRAVMKVKCETCLSAESIQPQILFVAAAPDSSTTVKFEESTQTQQQQQQQQQQQQQSQQQTTNLGSQNSIPIGVKNNHPVKRRGVASVTKCTKCNGSGIIFIGGAKNQQNNVDKPFHCNICNGSFSRYSSLWSHKRLHTGEKNFKCNICGLAFAKAAYLKNHSRIHTGEKPYRCNVCGMQFSQSPHLKNHERIHSGERPYVCEVCDKSFARHSTLWNHRRIHTGEKPYRCDICGSCFNQATHLKNHAKVHSGEKPFKCDICSVGFSDRFALKRHRNIHEKYGRTKPNSVVVQQQNQDPNSVGVDNASDATQGGANGDATGGLQQDVVNNTDGTDDMVVESKYEEGKYEVSDGTVEIGEEIGEMTELHVQLS, from the exons ATGTTCGATCCAAATTCGATGACCACCcaacaaaatcaaatataCACCCAACAGCCGCAAGATAAACCGGATAAATCGCAGGATTTAACCCCAAAAACGCAGCAACAACAGCAACAGGTGCAACAACAATCGCAACAAACGCAACAATTTCCGTCGTTTTGTTACGCGAACGTCAACATGATCCACAAGCTGGATCAGCCGCACAATTCGACGGTTAATATGTCGCAATTATCCGacgaaaaatgttacataaCCCAACCGTTTAGTTACAATTACGCCTTGGTCAATCAAATGAACACCATCACGTTTAAATGCGAAATTTGCGGTTTAGTTTTCACGCATCTCACACTGCTGAATCATCACAAACGCGTCCATCAGCAAGAACAAGGCGCTCAACAGCAGCAACAAACGCAACAAATCACCGTGCAAGTGCAACAACAGCCCCAGCAGATACAAATTGTTTCAGCGGATCGAATTCGATTTGGTTGCGAGGAATGCGGGATGACTTTTGGGACGCAAGCGGATTTAAAAACGCATAAAATGACGGTCCATCAACAAACGAACCCCGGGCAGGGACAAATTCAGCAGCAACCAGGTCAACAGCAACCTCAGCAACCCCAACAGCAACAACAACAGCAACCGGGACAACAAAATAcgttgaaaataaagaattgcgAAACGTGTGGGGCTCCACTTCCGCAAGACACCAATAAAAAACGCGCTGTTATGAAG GTGAAATGCGAAACTTGTTTAAGCGCCGAATCAATTCAAcctcaaattttatttgtggcCGCAGCTCCGGATTCTTCAACAACGGTCAAATTCGAAGAATCGACGCAAACCCAgcagcaacaacaacaacagcaGCAGCAACAGCAACAATCGCAGCAACAAACGACCAATTTGGGTTCGCAAAATTCGATTCCGATAGGCGTCAAAAATAATCACCCGGTGAAACGACGCGGTGTCGCTTCCGTTACGAAATGCACCAAGTGTAACGGTTCgggaattatttttataggtGGTGCGAAAAACCAACAGAACAACGTTGACAAACCGTTCCACTGTAACATTTGCAACGGGAGTTTTTCGCGGTACTCGTCGCTTTGGTCGCATAAGAGACTGCATACAGGCGAGAAGAACTTTAAGTGCAATATCTGCGGGTTGGCGTTTGCGAAGGCTGcgtatttgaaaaatcattcgAGGATCCATACCGGGGAGAAGCCGTATCGGTGTAATGTATGCGGGATGCAATTTTCGCAAAGTCcgcatttaaaaaatcatgaaaggATACATTCGGGGGAGAGACCATATGTTTGTGAg gttTGCGATAAATCTTTTGCACGTCACTCAACACTTTGGAATCACCGACGAATCCACACCGGTGAAAAACCATATCGTTGCGACATTTGCGGTTCATGTTTCAACCAAGCGacccatttaaaaaatcacgcAAAAGTCCATTCAGGTGAAAAACCATTTAAATGTGACATTTGCTCGGTGGGATTTTCAGATCGCTTCGCTTTAAAACGTCACAGGAACATCCACGAGAAATATGGTCGAACGAAACCGAACAGCGTCGTGGTTCAGCAACAAAATCAAGATCCAAACAGTGTCGGTGTCGATAACGCGTCCGATGCGACGCAAGGGGGCGCAAACGGCGACGCTACCGGTGGTTTACAACAAGATGTGGTGAATAATACGGATGGGACTGACGATATGGTCGTTGAAAGCAAATACGAGGAGGGAAAGTACGAGGTTTCTGATGGCACGGTGGAAATTGGGGAAGAAATTGGGGAAATGACGGAGTTGCACGTTCAATTATCGTAA